In the genome of Phaeodactylum tricornutum CCAP 1055/1 chromosome 18, whole genome shotgun sequence, one region contains:
- a CDS encoding predicted protein, with product MQMKLQGYKKNYSNVILMIVLTHTIVNIIWRRPLNELRFPVASTSINTEAGSVDIPGTTMKALNDRPWKVEGDFNNDTTVLSEMRQAHRSCNETTIVLTTNFIPTSPSLAIINRTIHSIRRLKGLCPTAPLIISVDGLNKEARRIHNNSEPRLEEYVKRLRTVYNETHQRVVASNHSLMITGTVYQAMDLVKTEFVYVIQHDMPFIQDIDHTALVRTYDQFPAVLRLVRFNLRPNIQRGDLEGNNTCYAEETPVNDVNGISLIKTWIWSDNNHFTRKSYYDEMKELFYKRHGRLPFAMEWVMRVEGQKNCSYWGTFYYGPQGQAPTIAHMDGRQTTQVAENEDLRLRRWMR from the exons ATGCAAATGAAGCTTCAAGGTTACAAGAAGAACTACTCCAACGTTATTCTGATGATTGTTTTAACGCACACGATCGTCAACATAATCTGGAGACGTCCACTCAATGAGCTTAGATTTCCAGTCGCATCCACATCAATAAACACCGAAGCTGGCAGCGTCGATATTCCAGGAACGACAATGAAGGCGTTGAACGATAGACCATGGAAGGTTGAAGGCGACTTTAACAACGATACGACAGTACTTTCAGAGATGCGGCAAGCGCACCGATCATGCAATGAAACCACTATCGTCCTGACTACGAATTTTATTCCGACTTCTCCCTCCCTGGCGATCATCAACCGCACTATCCATTCGATTAGAAGGCTGAAAGGACTCTGTCCTACCGCACCCCTCATCATATCTGTCGATGGTCTCAACAAGGAAGCTCGAAGGATTCACAACAACTCAGAACCGCGACTGGAAGAGTACGTCAAAAGGCTCCGAACCGTCTACAACGAAACGCATCAGAGAGTTGTGGCGAGCAATCATTCATTGATGATTACCGGAACCGTCTATCAGGCCATGGATCTAGTCAAGACGGAGTTCGTTTATGTCATACAGCACGACATGCCATTTATTCAGGATATTGACCATACTGCGCTTGTGCGGACCTATGATCAATTTCCTGCGGTGCTTCGTTTGGTGCGATTCAATTTGAGACCCAATATTCAACGGGGAGATCTCGAAGGGAATAATACATGCTATGCCGAAGAAACGCCCGTGAACGATGTAAATGGGATTTCTCTCATCAAGACATGGATCTGGAGTGACAA CAACCATTTCACACGAAAGTCGTACTACGACGAAATGAAAGAATTGTTCTACAAAAGACACGGAAGGCTGCCTTTTGCCATGGAATGGGTGATGCGAGTTGAGGGTCAAAAGAACTGCTCTTATTGGGGGACCTTCTATTACGGGCCTCAAGGGCAAGCCCCAACAATTGCCCATATGGATGGCCGTCAAACGACACAGGTAGCGGAGAACGAAGATTTGCGTCTGCGTCGATGGATGCGATAA